Proteins encoded in a region of the Clostridium butyricum genome:
- a CDS encoding ABC transporter ATP-binding protein, giving the protein MYVELKNINKNFGSFKASDNVSFGIEKGKLIGLLGPSGSGKTTILRMIAGLETPDSGDILIDGKRINDVQASKRGIGFVFQSYALFQYMTVFDNIAFGLKVQKKSKREIHEKVMELVKLIGLEGLENRYPSQLSGGQRQRVAFARALAPNPQLLLLDEPFAAIDAKVRHELRSWLKDMINKVGVTSIFVTHDQDEAIEVADEIIITNHGTIEQKGSPLEIYKNPKTSFVAQFIGQSTVLEGCGNLKGFDMKDIGEKVVIRPEFIKLSKKNEYKQYVSVTEEGKVTDISFRGSYLEIKVSVGNLILSAVRSLEEPPVEIGEDVDVLIYRVYTFDENKAYMLENSAMNDRNSVFI; this is encoded by the coding sequence ATGTATGTGGAATTGAAGAATATAAATAAGAATTTTGGCAGTTTTAAAGCATCTGATAATGTTAGTTTTGGAATTGAAAAAGGAAAATTAATAGGGCTTTTAGGTCCAAGTGGAAGTGGAAAGACAACAATATTAAGAATGATTGCAGGACTTGAAACACCTGATAGTGGAGATATTTTAATTGATGGAAAGCGTATTAATGATGTGCAAGCTAGCAAAAGGGGAATTGGATTTGTTTTTCAAAGTTATGCTTTATTTCAATATATGACCGTCTTTGATAATATTGCATTTGGCCTCAAGGTTCAGAAAAAAAGCAAGAGGGAAATTCATGAAAAAGTAATGGAACTTGTAAAACTTATAGGTCTTGAAGGACTTGAAAACAGATATCCAAGTCAGTTATCTGGAGGCCAAAGACAAAGAGTAGCTTTTGCAAGAGCACTTGCACCAAATCCACAGCTACTTTTACTTGACGAACCATTTGCTGCAATAGATGCAAAAGTAAGGCATGAGCTTAGAAGCTGGCTTAAGGATATGATAAATAAGGTTGGAGTAACAAGCATTTTTGTAACTCATGATCAGGATGAAGCAATTGAAGTTGCGGATGAAATTATAATTACAAATCATGGAACTATTGAGCAAAAGGGTTCTCCATTAGAAATTTATAAAAATCCAAAAACTTCTTTTGTAGCTCAGTTTATAGGACAATCTACTGTTTTAGAAGGTTGTGGGAATTTAAAAGGTTTTGATATGAAAGACATTGGAGAAAAAGTCGTAATAAGACCTGAGTTTATTAAACTTTCTAAAAAGAATGAATATAAACAGTATGTAAGCGTAACAGAAGAAGGAAAGGTTACAGATATATCATTTAGAGGCAGTTATCTTGAGATAAAGGTAAGTGTAGGAAACTTGATTTTAAGTGCAGTAAGGTCTCTTGAAGAACCTCCAGTTGAAATTGGAGAAGATGTTGATGTGCTCATTTACAGAGTTTATACCTTTGATGAGAATAAAGCTTACATGCTTGAAAATAGTGCTATGAATGATAGAAATTCAGTATTCATCTAA
- the cysW gene encoding sulfate ABC transporter permease subunit CysW encodes MGIKNCTLKNKQKNNISLEKNNELIDHKIAYKKIDDTVKKNTIKESKNSNNLTKNVLIGLSVLFIGIMLVMPMIVVISYALKNGIHAYKDAVFDRYTIKAFKLTIITTITAVGINTLFGLFAAWSVSKFSFKGKHLLTTLIDIPFAISPVIAGLIFILTFGRIGWTNSFLQAHNIKIVFAVPGIILATVFVTFPFILREVLPVLNAQGKDEEEAAALMGAGGFMIFRKITLPHIKWALLYGIILCSARAMGEFGAVSVISGHLRGKTNTLPLHIEILYNEFKLTDAFAVSSILVVLAVIVLILKNIVEYKSKKAGVK; translated from the coding sequence ATGGGGATTAAGAATTGCACACTAAAAAATAAACAAAAAAATAATATTAGTTTAGAAAAAAATAATGAGCTTATTGATCATAAGATAGCTTATAAAAAAATAGATGATACAGTTAAAAAAAATACTATAAAAGAATCTAAAAATAGTAATAACTTAACTAAGAATGTTCTAATAGGCTTAAGTGTATTGTTTATCGGAATTATGCTCGTTATGCCTATGATAGTTGTAATTTCATACGCATTGAAGAATGGGATACATGCATATAAAGATGCTGTTTTTGACAGGTACACAATAAAAGCTTTTAAACTTACTATTATCACAACTATTACAGCAGTAGGTATAAACACTTTATTTGGTTTATTTGCTGCATGGTCAGTATCTAAATTCAGCTTCAAGGGAAAACATCTTTTAACTACTTTGATTGATATACCTTTTGCAATTTCACCAGTAATAGCAGGTCTTATATTTATATTGACATTTGGAAGAATTGGGTGGACCAACAGTTTTCTTCAGGCTCACAATATTAAAATAGTTTTTGCAGTTCCAGGCATTATTCTGGCAACAGTTTTTGTTACTTTTCCATTTATATTGAGGGAAGTACTTCCAGTTTTAAATGCACAGGGAAAAGATGAAGAAGAAGCAGCAGCACTTATGGGTGCAGGAGGGTTTATGATTTTTAGAAAGATTACACTTCCTCACATAAAATGGGCTCTGCTTTATGGAATAATACTTTGTAGTGCAAGGGCAATGGGTGAGTTTGGTGCAGTATCAGTTATTTCAGGACATTTAAGAGGAAAAACAAATACCCTTCCTCTTCATATTGAAATTTTATATAACGAATTTAAGCTTACAGATGCATTTGCAGTTTCATCAATACTGGTTGTTTTAGCAGTTATTGTACTAATTTTAAAAAATATAGTTGAATACAAATCGAAAAAGGCTGGTGTTAAATAA
- the cysT gene encoding sulfate ABC transporter permease subunit CysT has product MVNDILNTKPKRRVIPGFGLSIGITITLLSLIVIIPMASIVVTSTGISFKEFIEVVTSKEVMSSYKVSFLCAFIAAVINCVFGIILAWVLVRYDFVGKRFLDGLIELPFALPTAVAGISLTALYSDTGWIGSIFSKFGIKIAYTQIGIIIAMIFIGIPFVVRSIQPVLEKMDKQYEEAAAMLGADGKRIFFKVILPEIFPAMLTGFGLAFARGIGEYGSIVFIAGNIPYETQIAPLLIMTKLEQYKYADATSIALVMLAVSFLILLFINMIQGYVNKISGNN; this is encoded by the coding sequence TTGGTAAATGATATATTAAATACTAAGCCAAAAAGAAGAGTGATACCTGGATTTGGATTATCCATTGGAATAACAATTACATTATTAAGCTTAATTGTAATAATACCAATGGCATCAATAGTTGTTACAAGTACAGGAATAAGCTTTAAAGAATTTATAGAAGTAGTTACATCAAAAGAAGTTATGTCAAGTTATAAGGTTAGTTTTTTATGTGCCTTTATTGCAGCAGTTATTAACTGTGTATTTGGAATTATTTTAGCATGGGTATTGGTACGATATGATTTCGTTGGAAAAAGATTTTTAGATGGACTTATTGAACTTCCATTTGCACTTCCAACAGCTGTAGCAGGTATATCACTGACTGCTTTATATTCAGATACAGGATGGATTGGAAGTATATTTTCAAAATTTGGTATAAAAATAGCTTATACGCAGATAGGAATTATAATTGCAATGATATTTATAGGAATACCTTTTGTTGTAAGATCTATACAACCTGTTTTGGAGAAGATGGATAAGCAGTATGAAGAAGCTGCTGCTATGCTTGGTGCTGATGGAAAAAGGATATTTTTTAAGGTTATACTTCCAGAAATATTTCCAGCAATGCTTACTGGATTTGGATTAGCCTTTGCAAGAGGGATTGGGGAGTATGGAAGTATAGTTTTTATTGCAGGAAATATACCATACGAAACTCAGATTGCACCACTTCTTATTATGACAAAGCTTGAACAATACAAATATGCAGATGCAACTTCAATTGCACTTGTAATGCTTGCAGTATCATTTCTTATACTACTCTTTATTAATATGATACAGGGATATGTAAATAAAATTTCGGGAAATAATTAA
- a CDS encoding sulfate ABC transporter substrate-binding protein: MNKRKLISLILSLTLTVGILSGCGSGTNSGTSKSDSVEITNVSYDPTRELYEEYNDVFADYWKEKTGQDVVVTQSHGGSGKQARSVIEGNEADVVTLALAHDVTAIENAGLIDSGWINKLDNNSCPYTSTIVFLVRKGNEKNIKDWDDLVKDNVSVITPNPKSSGGACWNFLAAWAYADNQYGHDKEKDKEFVKKLYDNVEVLDSGARGATTTFVENGQGDVLIAWENEAYLSVKEHPDQFEIVTPSISVLAEPSVAVVDDTVKKRGTEEVAKAYLKYLYSDEGQEIAAKNYYRPSNKDILKKYSDVFNLDIKMVSIDDFGGWDNAYKDFFQDGAVFDEIYTKK, from the coding sequence ATGAATAAAAGAAAATTAATATCACTCATTTTATCATTAACGCTAACAGTAGGTATTTTATCTGGATGTGGAAGTGGAACAAATAGTGGTACTTCAAAAAGCGATTCTGTTGAAATAACTAATGTATCTTATGATCCAACAAGAGAACTTTATGAAGAGTACAATGATGTATTTGCAGATTATTGGAAAGAAAAAACTGGACAAGATGTAGTTGTAACACAATCACATGGAGGATCAGGAAAGCAGGCACGTTCAGTAATTGAAGGAAATGAAGCAGATGTTGTAACCCTTGCACTTGCTCATGATGTTACAGCAATAGAAAATGCAGGACTTATTGATAGTGGATGGATTAATAAATTAGATAATAATAGTTGTCCTTACACTTCAACTATAGTATTTCTAGTTCGTAAAGGTAATGAAAAGAATATTAAAGATTGGGATGATCTTGTTAAGGATAATGTCAGTGTAATAACACCTAATCCTAAATCTTCTGGTGGAGCATGTTGGAATTTTCTTGCTGCATGGGCATATGCAGATAATCAATATGGTCATGATAAAGAAAAAGATAAAGAATTTGTGAAAAAGCTTTATGATAATGTTGAAGTATTAGATTCAGGAGCAAGAGGAGCTACAACAACATTTGTTGAAAATGGACAAGGAGATGTACTAATTGCATGGGAAAATGAAGCTTACTTATCTGTAAAAGAACATCCAGATCAATTTGAAATAGTAACTCCAAGTATAAGTGTACTTGCAGAACCATCTGTAGCAGTAGTTGATGATACAGTAAAAAAGAGAGGCACTGAGGAAGTTGCTAAAGCATATCTTAAATATTTATATTCAGATGAAGGACAAGAAATAGCAGCAAAAAATTATTATAGACCTTCTAATAAGGATATATTAAAAAAATATTCAGATGTATTTAACCTAGATATAAAAATGGTATCAATAGATGATTTTGGTGGCTGGGATAATGCCTACAAGGATTTCTTCCAGGATGGTGCAGTATTTGATGAAATATATACTAAGAAATAG
- the larA gene encoding nickel-dependent lactate racemase yields the protein MSDIKLPYGKEKLSINIPDDRLAGLLVSKANSYTAREDEMSLVRDAIENPIDSIRLKELVKGKNNIVMIASDHTRPVPSKVITPVLLKEIEDGNPDATLTVLIATGFHRLTTKDELIYKFGEDIVNNKKIKFIVHDSSKNEDMIDLGTLPSGGKLLINKNAVNCDLLISEGFIEPHFFAGFSGGRKSVLPGVSSRTTVLANHCSEFIADEHARAGVLKDNPIHKDMVYAAKKANLAFIVNVVLDENKRVIKAFAGDYVKAHEKGCEFVDTLSGVDAIPSDIVISTNGGYPLDQNIYQSVKGMTAAEATCNPGGVIIMVTNCIDGHGGQSLYDTFANEKSEEKIMQKFLATGRNETVPDQWESQILCRILLKYKVIMVTKAPKDMVHAMHMDYAENVPEAIKMADEYLEKQGKKNSNITVIPDGVSVIVRY from the coding sequence ATGTCAGATATAAAATTACCATATGGAAAAGAAAAATTATCCATCAACATTCCTGATGATCGTCTTGCAGGATTGTTAGTATCAAAAGCTAATTCTTATACAGCACGAGAAGATGAAATGTCTCTAGTAAGGGATGCTATAGAAAATCCAATAGATAGTATTCGTCTTAAAGAACTTGTAAAAGGTAAAAACAATATAGTTATGATTGCAAGTGATCATACAAGACCTGTTCCAAGCAAAGTTATTACCCCTGTTCTATTAAAAGAAATTGAAGATGGAAATCCAGATGCAACACTCACTGTCCTTATTGCTACTGGTTTCCATAGACTTACTACAAAAGATGAGCTGATTTATAAGTTTGGTGAAGATATTGTAAACAACAAAAAAATTAAATTCATAGTGCATGATAGCAGTAAAAATGAAGACATGATTGATTTAGGTACTCTTCCATCTGGAGGAAAATTATTGATAAACAAAAATGCAGTAAATTGTGATCTTTTAATTTCAGAAGGATTTATTGAACCTCATTTCTTTGCTGGATTCTCAGGTGGAAGAAAAAGTGTTCTTCCTGGAGTATCAAGCCGTACAACTGTTTTAGCTAATCACTGCTCAGAATTTATTGCAGATGAACACGCTAGAGCTGGAGTTTTAAAAGATAATCCAATTCATAAAGATATGGTTTATGCTGCAAAAAAAGCCAATTTAGCTTTCATTGTCAACGTGGTCTTAGATGAAAACAAAAGAGTTATAAAAGCTTTTGCAGGTGATTATGTTAAGGCTCATGAAAAAGGCTGTGAATTTGTAGATACGCTTTCTGGTGTAGACGCTATTCCTTCTGATATAGTAATCTCAACTAATGGCGGATATCCATTAGATCAAAACATATATCAATCAGTTAAAGGAATGACTGCTGCAGAAGCAACATGTAATCCTGGTGGTGTTATCATAATGGTTACAAATTGCATAGATGGTCATGGTGGACAATCTTTATATGATACTTTTGCCAATGAAAAATCTGAAGAAAAAATCATGCAGAAATTTTTAGCTACAGGCCGTAATGAAACTGTTCCAGATCAATGGGAATCACAGATTCTCTGTCGTATACTCCTTAAATATAAGGTCATTATGGTAACAAAAGCTCCAAAAGATATGGTACATGCTATGCATATGGATTATGCTGAAAATGTTCCAGAAGCAATTAAAATGGCTGATGAATATCTAGAAAAGCAAGGAAAAAAGAATAGTAATATTACTGTAATACCTGATGGGGTTTCTGTAATCGTTAGATACTAA
- a CDS encoding sensor histidine kinase, whose protein sequence is MNKFRVIILTLVSIVSAFWLYSYNIYAYDKEQDKLNILFISSFNLDFITFNDQLEGIKKGLGNNCNINIEYMDSKIFNSYEAETHFYNLIKYKLEAYGNIGLIISGDDDATEFCIKYRNDLFKNIPISFLGVQQSERSNRALKCDFMSGVSEVESIRENIELIKKLNPNVKTINFLDSYGIKRYEEMTREYKDEYNFNWIITKDKTSEEIKNTLSGLDKNNAVIQLYVTDFLDNNFRDISEINKFIDESCKNAPMYNILFYDVGNGSIGGKVINHFNQGEDAGKIAVELLNGQDKNDIYIGDDSANEYVFDYKALRKFGIKKSDLPLGSKIINDPIEVVKKYKNIIIGNSILVIGLLITIFVLVCNIRYKRVYEKEILKAKNAAEDMNKAKSHFITNISHELRTPINVIMSAIQLLRVNYKNEVDDNKYMNNFNIINDNCKRLLRLINNIIDIQKSDLEEDLKFDNINVVELIEELVMSVIPYAKSKNLSLIFDTTEEELIMPLDIDKFERIILNVLSNAIKFSKEHGEIRVDLEVKDHFYIIITDDGIGIDMDNINNIFEEFVQLDNSLYRKNEGSGIGLSIVKSFVKLHNGTIFVDSKINVGSRFILKFPIKKYESTSVECFNKDDLSEKVKMELSDIYI, encoded by the coding sequence ATAGTTAGTGCTTTTTGGCTATATAGCTACAATATTTATGCTTATGACAAAGAACAAGATAAACTAAATATACTGTTTATTAGTTCATTTAATTTAGATTTTATTACTTTTAATGATCAGTTAGAAGGAATAAAGAAGGGTCTTGGTAATAATTGCAATATAAATATTGAATATATGGACTCTAAAATATTTAATAGCTATGAAGCAGAAACACATTTTTATAATTTAATCAAGTATAAATTAGAAGCTTATGGAAATATTGGACTTATAATTTCTGGTGATGATGATGCAACTGAATTTTGTATAAAATACAGAAATGATTTATTTAAAAACATTCCAATTTCATTTTTAGGAGTTCAACAATCTGAAAGAAGTAATCGAGCACTAAAATGTGATTTTATGTCAGGGGTTTCAGAAGTAGAGTCAATTAGAGAAAATATTGAGTTGATAAAAAAGCTTAATCCTAATGTGAAGACAATTAATTTTTTAGATAGTTATGGTATAAAGCGATATGAAGAAATGACTAGAGAATATAAAGACGAATACAATTTTAATTGGATAATTACTAAAGATAAAACCTCTGAGGAGATAAAAAATACTTTATCTGGGTTAGATAAAAATAATGCTGTAATACAACTTTATGTAACAGATTTTTTGGATAACAATTTTCGTGATATAAGTGAAATCAATAAGTTTATTGATGAAAGTTGTAAAAATGCTCCTATGTATAATATTCTATTTTATGATGTGGGAAACGGTAGTATTGGAGGAAAGGTTATAAATCATTTTAATCAAGGTGAAGATGCAGGAAAGATAGCTGTTGAATTATTAAATGGACAAGATAAAAATGATATATATATTGGTGATGATAGTGCTAATGAATATGTTTTTGATTATAAAGCATTAAGAAAGTTTGGGATTAAAAAATCAGATTTACCGTTGGGGTCAAAAATAATTAATGATCCTATTGAAGTAGTCAAAAAATATAAAAATATAATAATAGGTAATAGTATACTTGTAATAGGACTACTCATTACAATTTTTGTTTTAGTATGTAATATTAGATATAAAAGAGTATATGAAAAAGAGATATTAAAAGCAAAGAATGCTGCAGAAGACATGAATAAAGCAAAATCACATTTTATAACTAATATTAGTCATGAATTACGAACACCAATTAATGTAATCATGTCTGCAATACAATTACTTAGAGTCAATTATAAAAATGAAGTAGATGATAACAAATACATGAATAATTTTAATATTATAAATGATAATTGTAAGAGGTTATTAAGATTAATCAATAATATAATTGATATACAAAAATCAGATTTAGAAGAAGATTTGAAATTTGATAATATTAATGTAGTTGAGTTAATAGAAGAATTGGTTATGTCTGTAATTCCATATGCAAAGAGTAAAAATTTAAGTTTGATTTTTGATACAACTGAGGAAGAATTAATAATGCCATTAGATATTGACAAATTTGAGAGAATTATTTTAAATGTATTATCAAATGCTATTAAATTTTCTAAGGAGCATGGGGAAATAAGAGTTGATTTAGAAGTTAAAGATCATTTTTATATTATAATTACGGATGATGGAATTGGAATAGATATGGATAATATAAATAATATTTTTGAAGAATTTGTTCAACTTGATAATAGTTTATATAGAAAAAATGAGGGTAGTGGAATAGGGTTATCTATAGTAAAATCTTTTGTGAAATTACATAATGGAACTATTTTTGTTGATTCAAAGATAAATGTAGGTAGTAGGTTTATTTTAAAATTTCCAATAAAAAAGTATGAATCAACAAGTGTTGAATGCTTTAATAAAGATGATCTGAGTGAAAAAGTTAAAATGGAATTATCAGATATATATATATAG